In Juglans microcarpa x Juglans regia isolate MS1-56 chromosome 4S, Jm3101_v1.0, whole genome shotgun sequence, a single window of DNA contains:
- the LOC121263472 gene encoding FCS-Like Zinc finger 8-like isoform X1 has product MAADHSSQPSPTQKGTKPVAFFFGCPRFRTFKAKDLSETQTVVSPTSILDTIPFCSLGNPFTYDRSQPISAKSSSESKHSWGAKDSKGIGLALIDTLHDGSIEENSFKPSSGKVIFGTKLRVQIPPPLPPSTLSPKSPADFGIKTRNFKLSEFGSPSSGIQTKDSPRVVTVSLSVSEMELSEDYTCVICRGPSPRTTHIFDDCIVETYHSLPGETSSSLENFLSFCFTCKKTLEQTEDIYIYRYDPFPPFKFTARGEKAFCSHKCRHQEMLLDGVENPDFDHPHEEFS; this is encoded by the exons ATGGCTGCAGATCACAGCTCTCAACCATCTCCCACCCAAAAAGGCACCAAACCcgtagcatttttctttggttGTCCCAGATTTAGGACTTTCAAAGCAAAGGATCTCTCCGAGACTCAAACTGTGGTGAGTCCAACCTCAATTCTTGACACCATACCATTCTGTTCTCTTGGAAACCCATTCACATATGACAGAAGCCAACCCATATCCGCAAAATCTTCCTCAGAAAGCAAACACTCATGGGGGGCAAAGGACTCGAAAGGCATTGGCCTTGCTCTTATAGATACTCTACATGATGGAAGTATTGAAGAGAATTCTTTTAAACCCAGCAGTGGAAAGGTGATATTTGGTACAAAGCTTAGAGTTCAAATCCCTCCTCCCCTGCCACCTTCTACACTATCTCCAAAATCTCCGGCTGATTTCGGAATCAAAACCCGGAATTTCAAATTATCAGAATTTGGGTCTCCAAGTTCTGGCATCCAGACTAAGGATTCTCCACGAGTTGTCACCGTTAGTCTCTCTGTGAGTGAGATGGAGCTTTCTGAGGATTATACATGTGTCATATGTCGTGGGCCTTCTCCAAGAACCACTCATATATTTGATGACTGCATCGTGGAGACCTATCATTCTTTACCGGGTGAGACAAGCTCTTCCTTGGAAAACTTCCTAAGTTTCTGCTTCACTTGCAAGAAGACTCTTGAACAGACTGAAGACATTTACATCTACAGGTATGATCCATTTCCTCCTTTTAAATTTACAGCAAG GGGTGAGAAAGCTTTTTGCAGTCACAAATGCCGTCACCAAGAGATGCTCTTAGACGGAGTGGAGAATCCTGACTTTGATCATCCCCATGAAGAATTCTCTTGA
- the LOC121263472 gene encoding FCS-Like Zinc finger 8-like isoform X2 → MAADHSSQPSPTQKGTKPVAFFFGCPRFRTFKAKDLSETQTVVSPTSILDTIPFCSLGNPFTYDRSQPISAKSSSESKHSWGAKDSKGIGLALIDTLHDGSIEENSFKPSSGKVIFGTKLRVQIPPPLPPSTLSPKSPADFGIKTRNFKLSEFGSPSSGIQTKDSPRVVTVSLSVSEMELSEDYTCVICRGPSPRTTHIFDDCIVETYHSLPGETSSSLENFLSFCFTCKKTLEQTEDIYIYRGEKAFCSHKCRHQEMLLDGVENPDFDHPHEEFS, encoded by the exons ATGGCTGCAGATCACAGCTCTCAACCATCTCCCACCCAAAAAGGCACCAAACCcgtagcatttttctttggttGTCCCAGATTTAGGACTTTCAAAGCAAAGGATCTCTCCGAGACTCAAACTGTGGTGAGTCCAACCTCAATTCTTGACACCATACCATTCTGTTCTCTTGGAAACCCATTCACATATGACAGAAGCCAACCCATATCCGCAAAATCTTCCTCAGAAAGCAAACACTCATGGGGGGCAAAGGACTCGAAAGGCATTGGCCTTGCTCTTATAGATACTCTACATGATGGAAGTATTGAAGAGAATTCTTTTAAACCCAGCAGTGGAAAGGTGATATTTGGTACAAAGCTTAGAGTTCAAATCCCTCCTCCCCTGCCACCTTCTACACTATCTCCAAAATCTCCGGCTGATTTCGGAATCAAAACCCGGAATTTCAAATTATCAGAATTTGGGTCTCCAAGTTCTGGCATCCAGACTAAGGATTCTCCACGAGTTGTCACCGTTAGTCTCTCTGTGAGTGAGATGGAGCTTTCTGAGGATTATACATGTGTCATATGTCGTGGGCCTTCTCCAAGAACCACTCATATATTTGATGACTGCATCGTGGAGACCTATCATTCTTTACCGGGTGAGACAAGCTCTTCCTTGGAAAACTTCCTAAGTTTCTGCTTCACTTGCAAGAAGACTCTTGAACAGACTGAAGACATTTACATCTACAG GGGTGAGAAAGCTTTTTGCAGTCACAAATGCCGTCACCAAGAGATGCTCTTAGACGGAGTGGAGAATCCTGACTTTGATCATCCCCATGAAGAATTCTCTTGA